A genome region from Glycine max cultivar Williams 82 chromosome 5, Glycine_max_v4.0, whole genome shotgun sequence includes the following:
- the LOC100788662 gene encoding serine/threonine-protein kinase SAPK2 isoform X1: MLASLTMERYEIIKDIGSGNFGVAKLVKEKWSGELYAIKFIERGFKIDEHVQREIINHRSLKHPNIIRFKEARYFFQQLISGVSYCHSMEICHRDLKLENTLLDGSSAPRLKICDFGYSKSSVLHSQPKSTVGTPAYIAPEVLSRREYDGKVADVWSCGVTLYVMLVGAYPFEDPEDPRNFRKTLQRILSVHYSIPDYVRISKECRYLLSRIFVANPEKQRITIPEIKMHPWFLKNLPLEFMDESEGVLQNDDVNDDSSETQSIEEILSIIQEARKPSEGPKVSEQFVGGSMDLDDIDADADIDDIETSGDFVCAL, encoded by the exons ATGCTTGCAAGCTTAACCATGGAACGGTATGAGATAATTAAAGATATTGGGTCAGGGAACTTTGGTGTGGCAAAGCTGGTCAAGGAAAAATGGAGTGGTGAATTGTATGCTATCAAGTTCATTGAGAGAGGCTTCAAG ATTGATGAACACGTGCAAAGAGAGATTATAAATCATAGGTCCTTGAAGCATCCCAATATCATTAGATTTAAAGAG GCGAGATATTTCTTTCAGCAACTGATTTCTGGAGTCAGCTATTGCCATTCAATG GAAATTTGCCATAGAGATCTTAAGCTGGAAAACACACTTCTAGATGGAAGCTCAGCACCACGACTTAAAATCTGTGACTTCGGTTACTCAAAG TCATCTGTTTTGCACTCCCAGCCAAAATCTACTGTAGGAACCCCTGCCTATATTGCACCAGAGGTTTTGTCAAGAAGAGAATATGATGGCAAG GTCGCGGATGTTTGGTCTTGTGGGGTGACCTTATATGTGATGTTGGTTGGAGCATATCCTTTTGAAGACCCAGAAGACCCAAGAAACTTCAGAAAAACACTTCAG CGAATTCTTAGTGTCCACTATTCTATTCCTGACTATGTACGTATCAGTAAAGAGTGTAGGTACCTTTTGTCTCGAATATTTGTGGCCAACCCGGAAAAG CAGAGAATTACCATACCGGAGATTAAAATGCACCCTTGGTTCCTCAAGAATTTGCCACTAGAATTTATGGACGAGAGTGAAGGGGTGTTGCAAAATGATGATGTGAATGACGACTCATCTGAGACTCAAAGCATTGAAGAAATACTGTCCATAATTCAAGAGGCTAGGAAACCGAGTGAGGGCCCAAAAGTTAGTGAGCAATTTGTTGGGGGCAGCATGGACCTTGATGATATTGATGCGGATGCTGACATTGATGACATTGAGACAAGCGGTGATTTTGTCTGTGCATTGTGA
- the LOC100788662 gene encoding serine/threonine-protein kinase SAPK2 isoform X3 has protein sequence MLASLTMERYEIIKDIGSGNFGVAKLVKEKWSGELYAIKFIERGFKIDEHVQREIINHRSLKHPNIIRFKEVLLTPTHLAIVMEYAAGGELFERICSAGRFSEDEARYFFQQLISGVSYCHSMEICHRDLKLENTLLDGSSAPRLKICDFGYSKSSVLHSQPKSTVGTPAYIAPEVLSRREYDGKVADVWSCGVTLYVMLVGAYPFEDPEDPRNFRKTLQRILSVHYSIPDYVRISKECRYLLSRIFVANPEKRITIPEIKMHPWFLKNLPLEFMDESEGVLQNDDVNDDSSETQSIEEILSIIQEARKPSEGPKVSEQFVGGSMDLDDIDADADIDDIETSGDFVCAL, from the exons ATGCTTGCAAGCTTAACCATGGAACGGTATGAGATAATTAAAGATATTGGGTCAGGGAACTTTGGTGTGGCAAAGCTGGTCAAGGAAAAATGGAGTGGTGAATTGTATGCTATCAAGTTCATTGAGAGAGGCTTCAAG ATTGATGAACACGTGCAAAGAGAGATTATAAATCATAGGTCCTTGAAGCATCCCAATATCATTAGATTTAAAGAG GTGTTACTCACTCCAACTCATCTTGCAATAGTCATGGAATATGCTGCCGGGGGAGAACTGTTTGAAAGAATATGCAGTGCTGGGAGATTCAGTGAGGACG AGGCGAGATATTTCTTTCAGCAACTGATTTCTGGAGTCAGCTATTGCCATTCAATG GAAATTTGCCATAGAGATCTTAAGCTGGAAAACACACTTCTAGATGGAAGCTCAGCACCACGACTTAAAATCTGTGACTTCGGTTACTCAAAG TCATCTGTTTTGCACTCCCAGCCAAAATCTACTGTAGGAACCCCTGCCTATATTGCACCAGAGGTTTTGTCAAGAAGAGAATATGATGGCAAG GTCGCGGATGTTTGGTCTTGTGGGGTGACCTTATATGTGATGTTGGTTGGAGCATATCCTTTTGAAGACCCAGAAGACCCAAGAAACTTCAGAAAAACACTTCAG CGAATTCTTAGTGTCCACTATTCTATTCCTGACTATGTACGTATCAGTAAAGAGTGTAGGTACCTTTTGTCTCGAATATTTGTGGCCAACCCGGAAAAG AGAATTACCATACCGGAGATTAAAATGCACCCTTGGTTCCTCAAGAATTTGCCACTAGAATTTATGGACGAGAGTGAAGGGGTGTTGCAAAATGATGATGTGAATGACGACTCATCTGAGACTCAAAGCATTGAAGAAATACTGTCCATAATTCAAGAGGCTAGGAAACCGAGTGAGGGCCCAAAAGTTAGTGAGCAATTTGTTGGGGGCAGCATGGACCTTGATGATATTGATGCGGATGCTGACATTGATGACATTGAGACAAGCGGTGATTTTGTCTGTGCATTGTGA
- the LOC100788662 gene encoding serine/threonine-protein kinase SAPK2 isoform X2 translates to MLASLTMERYEIIKDIGSGNFGVAKLVKEKWSGELYAIKFIERGFKIDEHVQREIINHRSLKHPNIIRFKEARYFFQQLISGVSYCHSMEICHRDLKLENTLLDGSSAPRLKICDFGYSKSSVLHSQPKSTVGTPAYIAPEVLSRREYDGKVADVWSCGVTLYVMLVGAYPFEDPEDPRNFRKTLQRILSVHYSIPDYVRISKECRYLLSRIFVANPEKRITIPEIKMHPWFLKNLPLEFMDESEGVLQNDDVNDDSSETQSIEEILSIIQEARKPSEGPKVSEQFVGGSMDLDDIDADADIDDIETSGDFVCAL, encoded by the exons ATGCTTGCAAGCTTAACCATGGAACGGTATGAGATAATTAAAGATATTGGGTCAGGGAACTTTGGTGTGGCAAAGCTGGTCAAGGAAAAATGGAGTGGTGAATTGTATGCTATCAAGTTCATTGAGAGAGGCTTCAAG ATTGATGAACACGTGCAAAGAGAGATTATAAATCATAGGTCCTTGAAGCATCCCAATATCATTAGATTTAAAGAG GCGAGATATTTCTTTCAGCAACTGATTTCTGGAGTCAGCTATTGCCATTCAATG GAAATTTGCCATAGAGATCTTAAGCTGGAAAACACACTTCTAGATGGAAGCTCAGCACCACGACTTAAAATCTGTGACTTCGGTTACTCAAAG TCATCTGTTTTGCACTCCCAGCCAAAATCTACTGTAGGAACCCCTGCCTATATTGCACCAGAGGTTTTGTCAAGAAGAGAATATGATGGCAAG GTCGCGGATGTTTGGTCTTGTGGGGTGACCTTATATGTGATGTTGGTTGGAGCATATCCTTTTGAAGACCCAGAAGACCCAAGAAACTTCAGAAAAACACTTCAG CGAATTCTTAGTGTCCACTATTCTATTCCTGACTATGTACGTATCAGTAAAGAGTGTAGGTACCTTTTGTCTCGAATATTTGTGGCCAACCCGGAAAAG AGAATTACCATACCGGAGATTAAAATGCACCCTTGGTTCCTCAAGAATTTGCCACTAGAATTTATGGACGAGAGTGAAGGGGTGTTGCAAAATGATGATGTGAATGACGACTCATCTGAGACTCAAAGCATTGAAGAAATACTGTCCATAATTCAAGAGGCTAGGAAACCGAGTGAGGGCCCAAAAGTTAGTGAGCAATTTGTTGGGGGCAGCATGGACCTTGATGATATTGATGCGGATGCTGACATTGATGACATTGAGACAAGCGGTGATTTTGTCTGTGCATTGTGA
- the LOC547878 gene encoding ras-related protein Rab11A (The RefSeq protein has 1 substitution compared to this genomic sequence) codes for MAGAGAGGGYGDANQRIDYVFKVVLIGDSAVGKSQILARFARNEFSLDSKSTIGVEFQTRTLVIDHKTVKAQIWDTAGQERYRAVTSAYYRGAVGAMLVYDITKRQTFDHIPRWLEELRNHADKNIVIILTGNKCDLENQRDVPTGDAKEFAEKEGLFFLETSALEATNVETAFITVLTEIYNIVNKKNLTADENQGNGNSASLSGQKIIVPGPAQEIPAKRNMCCQSS; via the exons ATGGCAGGTGCGGGTGCAGGAGGAGGGTATGGGGACGCGAACCAGAGGATAGACTACGTGTTCAAGGTGGTGCTGATAGGGGACTCGGCGGTGGGGAAGTCGCAGATACTAGCTCGGTTTGCGAGGAACGAGTTCAGCTTGGACTCCAAGTCCACCATCGGTGTTGAATTTCAGACGAGGACTTTGGTTATCGATCACAAGACCGTTAAGGCTCAGATCTGGGACACTGCCGGCCAAGAACG ATACAGAGCAGTTACGAGTGCATATTACAGGGGTGCTGTGGGGGCAATGTTGGTTTATGACATCACTAAACGCCAAACCTTTGATCACATACCACGTTGGTTAGAAGAACTGCGCAACCATGCTGACAAGAACATAGTCATCATTCTTACAGGCAACAAATGTGATCTTGAGAACCAGCGTGACGTACCCACTGAGGATGCAAAAGAATTTGCTGAGAAAGAAGGGTTGTTTTTCTTAGAGACCTCAGCACTAGAAGCAACTAATGTTGAAACAGCCTTCATAACTGTCTTGACAGAAATATACAACATTGTCAACAAGAAGAACCTAACTGCTGATGAAAATCAGGGAAATGGGAACTCAGCATCTTTGTCTGGCCAGAAGATTATCGTTCCAGGCCCTGCACAGGAAATCCCTGCTAAGAGGAATATGTGCTGTCAATCATCTtga